One region of Deinococcus budaensis genomic DNA includes:
- a CDS encoding alanine--tRNA ligase-related protein, translated as MTRPLYHQAPLELTFGATVTAVRPGAVALDATAFYPEGGGQNGDAGTLRWPGGEARVGDTQKDKASGVIWHVLDGEAPPVGTSVTGEVDAARRWRHMARHSAEHLLAQAFLRVNPAFRVAAVGMRSAEVTLDLEGQPGEADARAAEALLRGVLARRDLTLETPVVPEADLLGYPLRRETKVRGEVRLVIFRDADGVPFDVSACGGTHLPRASLAAPVTVLRTERIRAGLTRVVFMAGEEAAEYLSGVYQESRMLAQGFSVPVSRLPERVRALAAERDTLKTEAAVLRERLARALADAAPLEHPAGVSLRLIALDDPALLPAALAATPAGELRAALAPGGRCGVGSGHTDWPAGELLAAALRQTGGRGGGRATLAQGTTEAPESFFAALRDRLAAPRSPA; from the coding sequence GTGACCCGGCCCCTCTACCATCAGGCGCCGCTGGAACTGACCTTCGGGGCCACTGTGACGGCCGTGCGGCCCGGCGCCGTGGCCCTGGACGCCACCGCCTTTTACCCGGAAGGCGGCGGCCAGAACGGCGACGCGGGCACGCTGCGCTGGCCCGGCGGCGAGGCCCGCGTGGGCGATACCCAAAAGGACAAGGCCAGCGGCGTGATCTGGCACGTGCTGGACGGAGAGGCCCCGCCGGTCGGCACTTCGGTCACGGGTGAAGTGGACGCCGCGCGGCGCTGGCGCCACATGGCCCGCCACAGCGCCGAGCACCTGCTCGCGCAGGCCTTTTTGCGGGTGAATCCGGCGTTCCGGGTCGCGGCGGTGGGCATGAGAAGTGCGGAGGTGACCCTCGACCTGGAAGGCCAGCCGGGCGAGGCCGACGCCCGCGCCGCCGAGGCGCTGCTGCGCGGGGTGCTGGCCCGCCGCGACCTGACGCTGGAGACCCCGGTCGTACCCGAGGCCGACCTCTTGGGCTACCCGCTGCGCCGCGAGACGAAGGTGCGCGGAGAGGTGCGGCTGGTGATCTTCCGTGACGCCGACGGCGTGCCCTTCGACGTGAGCGCCTGCGGCGGGACCCACCTGCCGCGTGCCAGTCTCGCCGCGCCTGTTACCGTCTTGCGAACCGAGCGCATCCGGGCGGGCCTGACCCGGGTCGTGTTCATGGCGGGCGAGGAGGCGGCCGAGTACCTTTCCGGCGTCTACCAGGAGTCCCGCATGCTGGCCCAGGGCTTCAGCGTGCCCGTCTCGCGACTGCCCGAGCGGGTGCGGGCACTGGCCGCCGAGCGCGACACCCTGAAAACCGAGGCCGCCGTCCTGCGCGAGCGGCTGGCGCGGGCGCTGGCCGACGCCGCGCCCCTGGAGCACCCTGCGGGCGTTTCCCTGCGGCTGATCGCGCTGGACGACCCCGCGTTGCTGCCCGCCGCGCTGGCCGCTACCCCGGCGGGCGAACTGCGGGCGGCCCTGGCCCCCGGCGGGCGCTGCGGCGTCGGCAGCGGGCACACTGACTGGCCTGCGGGCGAGTTGCTGGCGGCGGCGCTGCGGCAGACCGGCGGCCGGGGGGGAGGCCGGGCCACCCTCGCCCAGGGGACGACCGAGGCGCCGGAGAGCTTCTTCGCGGCGCTGCGGGACCGTCTGGCCGCCCCGCGCTCTCCGGCCTGA
- a CDS encoding bifunctional metallophosphatase/5'-nucleotidase, with translation MKNNLMLVGAALSLSSCASILAPSQSTVDVTVMGVNDFHGNLLPSTLRVPDPADRTKTLTVTAGGIEAIGGVLAETRKENPNTVFVGVGDMTGASPIISALLRDEPTIDALSKLGMAVNVVGNHEFDYGLGELQRFQKGGCNSNDAARACKYNNTFAGAEFTYLAANVVDEKTGARVFPAYKIVKVGAARVAFVGAVLQSTPTVVTPSGVAGLRFQAEVASINAAVPQIKRGGADAIIALVHQGGAAKDAFDVTDCKTLTGDIVDIARGLDPAISAIMTAHTHNGYNCRVAGPDGQERVVIQGASFGRLLQRLDLTIDTRANRVLSLKARNVVVNAATAPKDPAMTAIVQKAKALTDAEANKVVATLGTEQITRAQNPAGESALGDVIADAQLAATRAPEKGGAVIAFMNPGGIRADLPGRASNPSRQVTFGDVFAVQPFGNIVTVITLTGAQIKAVLEQQFGNPTATENRILQVSQGFAYTWDNARAKGEKVVSLTLNGQPLDPAASYRVTVNNFLADGGDGFTVFAQGKDRLGGDLDIDAFQNYLRANTVTPGPLNRITRLN, from the coding sequence ATGAAGAACAACCTGATGTTGGTCGGCGCGGCCCTCAGCCTGAGCAGCTGCGCCTCGATTCTGGCTCCCTCACAGTCCACCGTCGACGTGACGGTTATGGGCGTCAACGACTTTCACGGCAACCTGCTGCCCTCCACCCTGCGGGTGCCTGACCCCGCCGACCGCACCAAGACGCTGACCGTGACGGCGGGCGGCATCGAGGCCATCGGCGGCGTGCTGGCCGAGACGCGCAAGGAAAACCCCAACACCGTGTTTGTGGGCGTGGGCGACATGACCGGGGCCAGCCCCATCATCAGCGCCCTGCTGCGCGACGAGCCGACCATCGACGCGCTGAGCAAGCTGGGCATGGCCGTCAACGTGGTCGGCAACCACGAGTTCGACTATGGGTTGGGTGAATTGCAGCGTTTCCAGAAGGGCGGCTGCAACAGCAACGACGCGGCCCGGGCCTGCAAGTACAACAACACCTTCGCGGGGGCCGAGTTCACCTACCTCGCCGCCAACGTGGTGGACGAGAAGACCGGAGCGCGGGTGTTCCCGGCCTACAAGATCGTCAAGGTCGGCGCGGCGCGGGTCGCCTTCGTCGGCGCGGTGCTTCAGAGCACGCCCACCGTCGTGACCCCCTCGGGCGTGGCGGGGCTGCGCTTCCAGGCCGAGGTGGCCTCCATCAACGCCGCCGTCCCGCAGATCAAGCGCGGCGGCGCGGACGCGATCATCGCGCTCGTCCACCAGGGGGGCGCGGCCAAGGACGCCTTTGACGTGACGGACTGCAAGACGCTCACCGGGGACATCGTGGACATCGCCCGGGGCCTCGACCCCGCGATCAGCGCGATCATGACCGCCCACACCCACAACGGCTACAACTGCCGCGTGGCGGGGCCGGACGGTCAGGAGCGCGTGGTCATTCAGGGCGCGTCGTTCGGGCGCCTGCTGCAACGCCTCGACCTCACCATCGACACCCGCGCCAACCGGGTGCTGAGCCTCAAGGCCCGCAACGTCGTGGTGAACGCCGCGACCGCCCCCAAGGACCCCGCCATGACCGCCATCGTGCAGAAGGCCAAGGCCCTGACCGACGCCGAGGCGAACAAGGTGGTCGCCACGCTGGGCACCGAGCAGATCACCCGCGCCCAGAACCCGGCGGGCGAGAGCGCCCTGGGTGACGTGATCGCCGACGCTCAGCTCGCGGCCACCCGCGCGCCCGAGAAGGGCGGCGCCGTGATCGCCTTCATGAACCCCGGCGGCATCCGCGCGGACCTGCCTGGCCGCGCGTCCAACCCCAGCCGTCAGGTGACCTTTGGAGACGTGTTCGCCGTGCAGCCTTTCGGCAACATCGTGACTGTGATCACCCTGACCGGCGCGCAGATCAAGGCTGTGCTGGAGCAGCAGTTCGGCAACCCCACAGCCACGGAAAACCGCATCCTTCAGGTCAGCCAGGGCTTCGCCTACACCTGGGACAACGCCAGGGCCAAGGGCGAGAAGGTCGTGAGCCTCACCCTGAATGGCCAGCCGCTTGACCCGGCCGCGAGCTACCGCGTCACCGTGAACAACTTCCTGGCCGACGGCGGCGACGGCTTCACCGTCTTCGCGCAGGGCAAGGACCGCCTGGGCGGCGACCTCGACATCGACGCTTTCCAGAACTACCTGAGGGCGAACACCGTCACGCCCGGTCCCTTGAACCGCATCACCCGGCTGAACTGA